The Nasonia vitripennis strain AsymCx chromosome 4 unlocalized genomic scaffold, Nvit_psr_1.1 chr4_random0006, whole genome shotgun sequence DNA window CTCCggtattttttctctctggaATTGGTGTCAATGATCTTGTGCGTGTGGCCAAGTAATCGCCTGTTGGGGGTTATTGTCGAAGAGTAGAAAGATTATTATGTATTTTGGGCCTTATCTTCTTCTGCAAACTTGCATTGCTTCAACAGGTGTGCTGTTTCGTGCAAGGCTTCGTATAAACACTTGTTGGGGTGGGCCgacgttattattttgtttgtaGAAATAGGACAATTTTAGTGTAGTGCATAATATTATGtacctctatatatatatatatatatatatatcgcttTAAAACACCATTGACGAATGTCAGTACTATAATATACCACAGTCATTATTCATAAACTCGAGATAAACCCCATTTATCAGGAATGTTAAACTTTGCTCTCGACAAGAAAGAAAACTGAAATTATCAATCGCGTTTTTGCGTAGCAGAGATAGCGAAACTATGTCTATTGGAATTAATTCGTTTTATCTATAGGCAGCTTGCATTTCcgtgtatatattttgtttatccTCGAGGGTCATTCTTAGCACATCGTTGCAAGCAATTATTTTGCTTAATAGTGATAATAGAACATTGAATATTTTCAGAGTCAATGACAGGAGTTTGTTGATCGGTGATGCAGGGCGTAATGCCAGTAAAAACTAAATCTCGGTTGGACAACATGGGCGTCGCTGGGGGTCTGGTCGACGCCAGAGCAAAGCAAGTGCTGAAGGAAGCAGTCGACGCAGTTGTTAACAGCTTCGCCAAACACACACAGGGATACGGAAGAGGTAAGCAATAACGGATAGGTGAATTAACTTAATTCGCTCACTTCGATCATcgatcaaaaaattctaaaagatGTGATTTGTTTTCAGTCAACGTGGTAGAAGCTCTTCAAGAGTTTTGGCAAATGAAGCAGAGCCGAGGCACCGAACTCAGAAACGGAGCTCTCGTGATTTACGAATCCGTGCCTGGAGCCAATCCGCCATACGTATGCTACGTGACATTACCAGGTGGCTCGTGCTTTGGAAGCTTTCAGAATTGCCCTACCAAAGCCGAAGCTCGCAGATCAGCCGCGAAAATAGCGCTGATGAATTCGGTCTTCAACGAACACCCGTCGAGGAAGATAACCGACGATTTCATAGAGAAAGCTGTAGCAGAGGCGAGAGCCAGCTTTTCCAAGCCATCCGTTGCGACTAATGGAATAAGTAGCCAGTCCCAGGTATATAAGGTCATTCTGCAACTGTTTCTCTCTTATACGTACATGTGCAATTTTCGATCGATCCCATATTACACACAATAAGTACCTGCGTTCAAACTAACTCCAAAACTCTTGGACCCACCCACAGGGCAAGGTGGACGACAAAGAGGATCCAAACACTGGCATCGGGGCGTTTCGCTTCATGCTAGAGTGCAACCGGGGTCGGACGATGCTGGAATTCCAAGAGCTGATGACGGTCTTTCAGCTGCTCCACTGGAACGGCTCGCTGAAGGCGATGCGCGAGCGACAGTGCAGCAGGCAAGAGGTGGTGGCCCACTACAGCCACCGGGCCCTGGACGACGACATGCGCAGCCAGATGGCCCTGGACTGGGTGGCGCGCGAACACGAGAGCGGCGGCGGTGTCGTGGCCATGGAACTCGCTGTGGCGGAGCGCGAACTCGAGACCGCCAGACTCGCAGGTAGAGAGCTGCGTTTCCCCAAGGAGAAGAAGGACATACTGATGCTGGCGCACGCCCAGGTCTGCCCGCAGTGACGCGTAGTCTAGCTCTATTCCACTATTGTATTTTTCGTATCGCACGAGATtcttacgattttttttttcggtctTTAGATTGACCGGGGCTTGATTTTGTTGCGTTGAACTATAGACGTATACTCTGAAAGACGTACTACTAGAACTTACTTTTCTAGAGAcccgtcattttttattttatccggCGTTAGCGCGAATAAGGTGCAAATAAAATCAAAGCAACGCAAGAAAATTCAAGCGTGTATTCCCGTAATCATTGATGAAAACAAATCGGGTGATATTTCAAAAAGATCTCTTGATATCCGAGGTGCTTCCAAGTAATTATTATCGGctgctttttcgaatttcatcACAATAacgtgtacatacatacatgaATCTTATTCACAAGTTTCTTCATCATTTGTATTCTAATCAAAGCAATCAATTTGCTCGTTGAGTTTTAGCTGCTTCAAGTAACGTTGTTAAGGATAGATTTATTATAGTTAAGCTAGCTCCAGTGCGAGTGTAATGTTTTTAAAACGAATTCGATCAATATAAAGTCTTATATTGTGGCCAATTAAACTATATTTATTATGTAATATTAtgcgtttgttttttttttttggatctgaaaattaaattattggcCCTGTAGGagtttataaatgaaaatttttagtaTATTATAGTGTGTCTTcacatttatattattaatcgCAAAAGTTGTGATATGTACGATTGTATACGTGCTTATATAGTACTATTATCCAAGACTGCAATTGTGTAATATATCTTACACGTACGCCACATGCTAAATTCTTTCAATTACaatttatatttctttaatATAAATGTGAGAAAGGTCGAGAACAATTTGGCTTGattgcaattaaataaaataaatacactttATACGAcaatgtttattattattttttattattgaataaaatgaatatatatatatatatatatatatatatatatatattgtgttGGACCCCTCTCTTTTTAGTGAAatgttattttattcaaaattattttataaaatgtctGATCGTaggatatttaaaaataactgcAGGATTATGCGATCATCGGTATTTATAATTTCgcgtttatttaattttgctGCATATAATGATGAAAAATCCAGCCCCCCTTGTTGCATACTGTACTTTTCTTGACAAGGTcaagaaaattatataaaatataaaaatataaaaatatattctcctgatttattttttagtgtTGTCGGTTACTCAAAAAATCCGTAATCAATTATCGAGATAAAAAAGCGTGTACAATGGGATCAAGCTCAGCGACATAAAGCGTATAAACTCACATCGAGAAAACACTGCACTGATTGTGAGcaataagaaaaacaaatcCAATGAGAGAATAAAGCGTATCGAGTCTACATACATTACAACAGTAGAATATTACAAATGCTATACAAAATCCAATCCCAAGTCAAAGAACATTCTCTTCCGTTCGAGTGTGCTGATCCACGCCGCAAGCTGCAAGCGAGATCTATATGCTTCGGAGCGCTGCAAGCTATGGGTACGCAGAAAATAAAGTGCGGaaaggaagaggaagagaaaagaaTCGCCAGCATTATATACATCAGGATTCATACTTGTGGGCttccgagaaagagagagagagagagagagagagagagagagagagagagagagagagggagagagggagagagagagagagagaaagagagagagagagaaagcacaAAGCTCATATGCAAGCTCGAGCGTTAAGTGCAGCTCAAACAGGTAATCAACATCGAAAGGACGCCGCCGACTCTTTTGAAACAGTGTGAGTGAGAGTACCTCTATAGGATACGtctgtatataaataataacagaGATGACCAGAGAGCAGTCGAACAATTCACCTAACCGCATATCCGCCTCACACACACGATAGAGTCTCGCCGCGGGGATGACGTATAACAGCAGCGCAGACGACCGACGCTCTCGCATCTTAgtaatcaagtggcgcgggagcgccacgaaggcgagtttgagaagcagacgacgccgtggcgcccgtgacactatttacttctatattggtctctcgaattttcaattaaggaaataaattatttatcattcatgtacccagctaattttgataaatgtttatactggtatgccaaactatgagtttaaaccaaaatatcagcaataaaccagctttaacataataaacaagtatccagatgaacaaaaatgctgaggtctaggtggtgcgcttcgtggtttttggtgtctaggtgtaaaatcATTTGAGGActgtgtctaggtgtatagTAGTAGCCTATGACGAAGTCTGGGTAGTAAATACTCAaacaaatttactaaaaaggactgaaatctctaaaaaaaaattggcttttaaaaaagtaaaaggccaggcgagtttgatattttccgcaacaaaattacagatataaaataactgaaatcaatcaaataaagtcaagtttattatatttatcaagGGCTTACTAAACTTAAAGTCAAGTTACATGATGATCCATTtcaaacaactctcaagatacttactacgtaacttgctatgccctttttattgtacttatggtgtttgtatcacgttctaatacataaaaagaaaattttagtttaccagaaaacaaaatgaaacggacatggcaagttacgtagtaattatcttgagagttgttccttgcttcatcacgattaaatataataaacttgactttgtttgattgatcttagtacttttcaatctgtaattttgttgcgaaatatatcaaacttgcctaactttttacttttttaaaagttaattttattttagagtATGATAATCGCAAAGTTCTCGATCGTCGCCTATCTGGAGTTATGGGTCAATGACGGATACtatatatcgtcgctccgtacgaagactaggacagttcaaattttcaaacaaaaactagcaaaactcacgatttgccccgaagagtagcacagttcagaaatgccgCCAAGAGTAACACAACTCACGTATTTCccacgaagactagcacaactcgcgatgtattttacttaaaatgtgagtaatttacgtttttattggattagttaagttcatgaaaaccttggacaaagacagacaaacctcaaagttttaaaaagtttcgaaaatttctaaaaaaagggaacaatttaaataaatgcttgtaaaaaattattgtatttgtgaaaacaattttaaattcggtaaaaagttgtaaattgtgaatatttaaaaatattcatcagggacagttttgcaaaaatcgggaaatttttatagaaaatcgttgttgaaagtttgagttgtgctagtctagcgtgcgtcAAATGCGTTGTGCTACTTAGTGACAGGAAATTTGAATaatgctactcttcgtagggagcggcGGTATATTGTGCAACCATCAGGGGGGGGAAAAATTGTCTTTTACTAGCGAGGATGATAGTTAATACAGTGGCAGCTAAGGCagaatctaaaataaaatacgttttCATTAAACACCATtggcaataaataataataaaaaaatttatttcgttagaaacttaGTTTGTAACACATGAATTCTTTAccttaatttaaactttatccCGGCAATACGGCAATGAATGAGATCCGCGCCTGCGCGCTACGAGCTTCAGTCAGCTCATTTCtgacaaaatgaattttacttattttgcaGTTAACTATAGCGGAGccgataaaaattactatggaGCAGTATTATATGGATGTAGAGCAGTTTGGAGcagtttgaaatattgtttatttaaaaagatatggctgtatcaaaattaagataatttattttttttcccaaatctttattgatatttcattAGAAATATAAGGTGGAGCAGTTTAATCTGGCGATGTTTTTAGATAGAgctaattaaaatacatcggtcagtatttttattattacaaaaaatatacttttataggctGGGGTAGGGGGGTGCTGATTTCCGCGATGGTGACTGATGAACATGCCATGTGACTATGTGAGGTTTGAGGTTATAAGTATATTAAATTTCATCGATAACATTAactacaaaattttcaactcgTGGAATACGATAATCATGAAAATGTCATCAAACATTTCATCTACATCACTTTGTTCATCACTATCAGAATCGGTCGATGATAGGATATCATCAAACACCTCAATTACGTTCATAATGTCTTGATAAATAGATCAACTTTATACTTTATTGCAATAACATTGACTTGCTCCAAATCCGAACAATCAGCTGTGCTAACCATCTACTGTTTACACGCGCTGAACGTCGGGCGGTTGGTTAGCGTAGGGCTACCAACCTAACTACTAACCGAAAATTCATTTCCGAACATACTCACAATAGTGCGACATCGCGACATCCGACATGTGACTTGTTGCTTTTGCGGAAGGCGCATGCGCTAGCCGGCACATCACCATCACCAATTCATCATTATTCACCAGCATGGCAGCTATTGGCACATCACAAGACTTTATTCACCATCAGTTGCATTATAACTATAGACACGTTTTCTATCCTTCTGTGACATGAACGGTCGTGACAATTATATGAAATCACGAATTTGCACCTAAGAGTAACGTTTGAAGTTCAGGCCAAAATTGTACCTATTTTGCCGTCAACATTATGGATTACATTAACGGTGAATataaatttcaagtgatttatgtagtttatttaatttatcaattaaCAATGTGCATCTACTTTTCAGTAACTGATCATGATTACTTGCAAGACTGTTTGGATGGACCGTTTGATTTCATTCAATGGACGGTATTTGTAAGACATTTTATATCCTATCATGGTTTGAagaaaatttcattaaaatattaaaataaacaatattattgTACCATGGTATTACATGCTCTTGTTATATAATatctaattaaatttatagcATTGGAGAAATAATGTACTACAAGAAGAACGTGGATGGCATAAAAGAAATGACAAAACTAAAATTCAGGAAAAC harbors:
- the LOC100114690 gene encoding protein limb expression 1 homolog isoform X1; this encodes MQGVMPVKTKSRLDNMGVAGGLVDARAKQVLKEAVDAVVNSFAKHTQGYGRVNVVEALQEFWQMKQSRGTELRNGALVIYESVPGANPPYVCYVTLPGGSCFGSFQNCPTKAEARRSAAKIALMNSVFNEHPSRKITDDFIEKAVAEARASFSKPSVATNGISSQSQVYKGKVDDKEDPNTGIGAFRFMLECNRGRTMLEFQELMTVFQLLHWNGSLKAMRERQCSRQEVVAHYSHRALDDDMRSQMALDWVAREHESGGGVVAMELAVAERELETARLAGRELRFPKEKKDILMLAHAQVCPQ
- the LOC100114690 gene encoding protein limb expression 1 homolog isoform X2 → MQGVMPVKTKSRLDNMGVAGGLVDARAKQVLKEAVDAVVNSFAKHTQGYGRVNVVEALQEFWQMKQSRGTELRNGALVIYESVPGANPPYVCYVTLPGGSCFGSFQNCPTKAEARRSAAKIALMNSVFNEHPSRKITDDFIEKAVAEARASFSKPSVATNGISSQSQGKVDDKEDPNTGIGAFRFMLECNRGRTMLEFQELMTVFQLLHWNGSLKAMRERQCSRQEVVAHYSHRALDDDMRSQMALDWVAREHESGGGVVAMELAVAERELETARLAGRELRFPKEKKDILMLAHAQVCPQ